A genomic stretch from Candidatus Amarolinea dominans includes:
- a CDS encoding heme-binding protein, with product MFRFISGGNEARQKIAMTTPVFMAGSATNATMAFVMPAKFKPGETPKPSDDAVTVRELPAGRFAVLRYSGGRNAQNEAKALARLTAWMEAAKLRALSPPVYGYFDPPWTPPFCAATR from the coding sequence CTGTTCCGGTTTATCAGCGGCGGGAACGAGGCCAGGCAGAAGATCGCCATGACCACGCCGGTGTTCATGGCTGGCAGCGCAACAAACGCGACGATGGCGTTCGTGATGCCGGCGAAGTTCAAGCCGGGCGAGACGCCCAAGCCATCAGATGATGCGGTAACGGTGCGCGAGCTGCCGGCGGGGCGGTTCGCGGTGCTGCGCTACAGCGGCGGGCGCAACGCGCAGAACGAGGCGAAAGCGTTGGCGCGGTTAACGGCGTGGATGGAGGCGGCGAAGTTGCGCGCACTGTCGCCGCCGGTGTATGGTTATTTCGATCCGCCGTGGACGCCGCCTTTCTGCGCCGCAACGAGGTGA
- a CDS encoding pyridoxal-phosphate dependent enzyme, with translation MRKSWSGQYGGLELSRGGGAAGLSVQPCGGGGLLRAVARWRAKHLAPGCRVIGVEPAVGDDARRSLPTAACCRPATIRRRLPTARKNRQPRDLTFAMIRHYVDEMLTVSDDDLVRTLAFV, from the coding sequence ATCCGCAAATCGTGGTCCGGCCAGTACGGCGGCCTGGAACTGTCTCGAGGAGGTGGGGCCGCTGGATTATCTGTTCAGCCGTGCGGCGGCGGCGGGCTGTTGAGAGCGGTTGCGCGCTGGCGGGCCAAACACCTGGCGCCTGGTTGTCGGGTCATCGGCGTGGAACCCGCGGTCGGCGACGACGCGCGACGCTCTCTTCCTACAGCGGCGTGCTGCAGACCAGCCACAATCCGCAGACGATTGCCGACGGCGCGCAAAAACCGGCAGCCTAGGGATCTGACCTTTGCCATGATTCGGCATTACGTGGATGAGATGCTGACCGTCAGCGACGACGACCTGGTGCGCACGCTGGCCTTCGTCTGA